The Deltaproteobacteria bacterium genome includes a region encoding these proteins:
- a CDS encoding NAD(P)/FAD-dependent oxidoreductase, producing MEQQYDVIVIGAGIGGATCAALLAKRGLKTLLVDKNSIPGGKAITMSKQGFRYEFWPICGGPSLNSQFAAVLQELGLAGEVELLMPQQAAMLMYRRAGSDRYEGRVGPAIPDPEGPLGMLELLALQAESLPEVARLLSDLVQLTSEEIARLEHVTFADFLARYQLPKPFVSYMGLWSNIVFVVPFDLLAASEAVRTFQDFAQGGAARYHSGGFGRVAEVCCQAVERFGGTVLLKTRVDGIRVVDGAVAGIVTDKGRFDAPIVVSNAGIQPTVLRLVGAEHFDRSYLSYVRGLVPSWGIMGIRYFLNKPFFDYPMYLAFSDDSYLDTARFLKMKAGAVPDELVVFNVVPAVYDPALAPPGKQCALVGTICSPDPNLSYQETMWAKLDAMVTRLWPGLQECVDLKEHYSTGQVSALTRDAVLPGQGGECIGLAQIVGQCGKQKPSAQPPLRGLFFVGCDAGGYGCGTHQAADSGVNVANLVQREHLIRATAY from the coding sequence GTGGAACAACAATATGACGTCATCGTGATCGGCGCCGGTATCGGCGGCGCCACCTGCGCGGCCCTGCTGGCGAAGCGTGGCCTCAAGACACTGCTGGTGGACAAGAACTCGATTCCCGGCGGCAAGGCCATCACCATGTCTAAGCAGGGTTTCCGCTACGAGTTCTGGCCGATTTGCGGCGGGCCGAGTTTGAACTCGCAGTTCGCAGCCGTGCTCCAGGAGTTGGGCTTGGCGGGCGAGGTGGAACTGCTGATGCCGCAGCAGGCCGCGATGTTGATGTACCGGCGCGCCGGCAGTGATCGCTACGAGGGCCGCGTCGGACCGGCCATCCCCGACCCCGAGGGCCCGCTCGGCATGCTCGAACTGCTGGCGCTGCAGGCGGAGTCTCTGCCCGAGGTGGCGCGATTGCTGAGTGATTTGGTGCAATTGACGAGCGAAGAAATCGCGCGGCTCGAGCACGTGACCTTCGCCGATTTTCTCGCCCGCTATCAGCTTCCGAAACCATTTGTGAGTTACATGGGGTTGTGGTCGAACATCGTTTTCGTCGTTCCGTTCGATCTGCTGGCCGCCTCCGAGGCGGTGAGAACCTTCCAGGATTTCGCCCAGGGCGGCGCCGCGCGCTACCACAGCGGCGGCTTCGGGCGTGTGGCGGAGGTCTGCTGCCAAGCCGTCGAGCGCTTCGGCGGAACGGTGCTGCTCAAGACCCGCGTCGACGGCATCCGCGTGGTTGACGGGGCCGTCGCCGGTATCGTCACCGACAAGGGCCGCTTCGATGCCCCGATCGTCGTGAGCAACGCCGGCATTCAACCCACCGTGCTACGGCTCGTCGGCGCGGAGCATTTCGACCGCAGTTATCTCAGCTACGTGCGCGGCCTGGTGCCGTCGTGGGGAATCATGGGGATTCGCTACTTCCTGAACAAGCCGTTCTTCGATTACCCGATGTATCTGGCGTTTTCGGACGACAGCTACCTCGACACCGCCCGCTTTCTGAAGATGAAGGCGGGCGCCGTGCCCGACGAGTTGGTGGTCTTCAACGTCGTGCCGGCCGTGTACGACCCCGCCCTGGCGCCGCCGGGCAAGCAGTGCGCACTGGTCGGTACTATCTGCTCGCCCGATCCTAACCTCAGCTACCAAGAGACGATGTGGGCCAAGCTCGACGCCATGGTCACGCGGTTGTGGCCGGGCTTGCAGGAATGCGTCGACCTCAAGGAACACTACAGCACCGGTCAGGTCTCGGCCCTAACGCGCGACGCGGTGCTACCCGGCCAGGGCGGTGAGTGCATCGGGCTGGCACAGATCGTCGGCCAGTGCGGCAAACAAAAGCCCTCGGCCCAGCCGCCGTTGCGGGGATTGTTCTTCGTCGGCTGCGATGCCGGTGGCTACGGCTGCGGCACGCACCAAGCGGCGGACTCGGGCGTCAACGTGGCCAATCTAGTGCAACGCGAACACCTCATCCGCGCCACGGCTTACTAG
- a CDS encoding carbohydrate kinase family protein, whose protein sequence is MNDLIRNKRFAVVGFGLNTMDHLCVVGRHPRLDSKQRMVAYERQAGGQVPTALVALQRWGLTTAYVGCFGDDIDGTDSRRSLAVEGIDLSGCSLRTGVGHHVSVILIDQVSGERAVVWQRPEALALRPDEITRSSLTGGRVLLMDAYDLPATLQAARWAKQDGVITVLDIDGPGPGVDDLLRLTDVLIASAEVLPKLTGKNELRAALRAAATMGPWFVGVTLGAGGALALVRGQLHYVPSVRVAVVDTTGAGDIFHAGCIYGLLQEWPAQQTLRFAAAAAGLKCERLGGRPGIPSVERATALAE, encoded by the coding sequence GTGAACGACCTGATACGGAACAAACGCTTCGCCGTGGTTGGCTTCGGCCTCAACACCATGGACCACCTCTGCGTCGTCGGCCGCCACCCGCGCCTGGACTCAAAGCAGCGCATGGTCGCCTACGAGCGCCAAGCCGGCGGCCAAGTGCCGACGGCGCTGGTCGCGCTCCAGCGCTGGGGGCTGACGACGGCCTACGTTGGTTGTTTCGGCGACGACATAGACGGTACGGATTCGCGCCGCTCGCTGGCGGTTGAAGGGATCGACCTGAGCGGCTGCTCGCTGCGCACCGGGGTGGGGCATCACGTCTCGGTCATCCTGATCGACCAAGTATCGGGCGAGCGGGCGGTGGTCTGGCAACGGCCCGAGGCACTGGCGCTGCGGCCCGATGAGATCACGCGCAGCAGCTTGACCGGCGGACGGGTGTTGCTCATGGACGCCTATGACCTGCCGGCCACCTTGCAGGCGGCGCGCTGGGCGAAGCAAGACGGTGTCATCACGGTGTTGGACATCGACGGGCCCGGCCCGGGGGTGGACGATCTCCTGCGCTTGACCGACGTGCTGATCGCTTCGGCCGAGGTACTACCGAAGCTGACCGGTAAGAACGAGCTGCGGGCGGCGTTGCGCGCGGCGGCCACCATGGGGCCCTGGTTTGTCGGCGTCACGCTCGGAGCCGGGGGCGCGCTGGCGCTGGTGCGCGGCCAGCTGCACTACGTACCGTCGGTGCGCGTGGCGGTGGTTGACACCACCGGCGCGGGCGACATCTTTCATGCCGGCTGCATCTACGGGCTGCTGCAGGAGTGGCCGGCGCAGCAGACCCTGCGCTTTGCCGCCGCCGCTGCCGGGCTCAAGTGTGAGCGCCTCGGCGGCCGTCCGGGAATACCGAGCGTGGAGCGGGCGACGGCCCTGGCCGAATGA
- a CDS encoding DUF1573 domain-containing protein → MALLSRLDLCAAAVVATIAACASSPPPQPPRLSFAAASYDFGTVEQGAPIEAAFALRNAGGSELSVHHLKSACGCAATLAARTVPAGGGGVINVRCDSARASGSISRTVTVYSNDPAQPFATLTLRGTVAAEIAADPPALYLGALRRAERGQNQVRIVSRRPLRLSLRPDAGPVLEASLVDSPAAPAEKTLALSVKADAPLGRFSTAVVIATDSPRHPTLNVPVTGMVVAEKE, encoded by the coding sequence ATGGCGCTCCTTTCGCGTCTTGATCTTTGCGCGGCTGCGGTTGTTGCTACGATTGCCGCCTGTGCCTCGTCCCCGCCGCCGCAACCGCCCAGGCTCAGCTTCGCCGCCGCTAGCTACGACTTCGGCACCGTTGAACAGGGCGCGCCGATCGAGGCCGCCTTCGCCTTGCGCAATGCCGGCGGCTCCGAGTTGAGCGTCCACCACCTGAAGAGCGCGTGCGGGTGCGCGGCCACGCTGGCCGCCCGCACAGTGCCTGCCGGCGGTGGGGGCGTGATCAACGTCCGTTGCGACAGCGCGCGAGCGTCGGGAAGCATCAGCCGCACGGTGACGGTGTACAGCAATGATCCGGCGCAGCCCTTTGCCACGCTCACGCTGCGGGGGACGGTGGCGGCGGAGATCGCTGCCGATCCGCCGGCGCTGTACCTCGGAGCACTGCGGCGCGCCGAGCGCGGCCAGAACCAGGTGCGCATCGTCAGCCGCAGGCCGCTGCGGCTCAGCCTGCGACCCGATGCCGGCCCGGTGCTCGAAGCCAGCTTGGTCGATTCGCCCGCCGCACCGGCGGAGAAGACGCTGGCGTTGAGCGTGAAGGCGGATGCCCCGCTGGGGCGCTTCTCCACCGCCGTGGTGATCGCTACCGACAGCCCGCGCCATCCCACGCTCAACGTGCCCGTAACGGGTATGGTGGTGGCCGAGAAGGAATGA
- a CDS encoding glycerol-3-phosphate dehydrogenase/oxidase, with amino-acid sequence MAHAIELSFRSRSRNLDSLSRETVDVLVIGGGITGAGIARDAALRGLSVALVERRDFGCGTSSRSSKLIHGGLRYLQQGDVGLVMEAANERRVVRRLAPYLARPMHMLVPVYSRGGYAKINVGLLAYDRMAGVSKEERYRMLDRDETLAHEPALRADKLYGAGLYYEYVTDDARLVIATIKSAAALGAMVANYAEVIGFLTHGEQVTGVTVRDGQSGAELALHARVVVNAAGPWVDHVRLLYGRGEQRRLHLTKGIHVVVPHERLPVSRIVVMTTSDKRSVFVVPRGPTVYLGTTDTDYTGPFDNPQVGRDDVLYLLEAANATFTIEPLTFDDVVGAWAGLRPLLHEEGKKPSEISRKDEIMVSPGGLISIAGGKLTTFRKMAERIGAMAEARLREQGRPAPLRRGESEREIICGGDTGDDVAAYSARLQKRWPAVGPDIVERLVTLYGSEGERLVEAMGADPALRERCAPCAAITRGEVDYTIRTEMVLTLEDFLERRSRVMLYDIDNGLSAAARVAQCLGAALGWSDAQAAEALAHYQAHVREVKAFQPEAIAAPPPAGAAHG; translated from the coding sequence ATGGCGCACGCAATCGAACTCTCGTTCCGCAGTCGTAGCCGCAACCTCGACAGCTTGAGCCGCGAGACGGTCGATGTGCTGGTGATCGGCGGCGGTATCACCGGCGCCGGCATCGCCCGCGACGCCGCGCTGCGCGGCCTGTCGGTGGCGCTGGTCGAGCGGCGCGATTTCGGCTGCGGCACCAGTAGCCGCTCCTCGAAGCTGATCCACGGCGGCCTGCGGTACTTGCAGCAAGGGGACGTCGGGTTGGTGATGGAGGCCGCCAACGAACGCCGGGTGGTGCGCCGCCTGGCGCCCTATCTCGCGCGCCCGATGCACATGCTGGTGCCGGTCTACAGCCGTGGCGGCTACGCCAAGATCAACGTCGGCTTGCTCGCTTACGACCGCATGGCGGGGGTCAGCAAAGAAGAGCGCTACCGCATGTTGGATCGCGACGAAACCCTGGCCCATGAGCCGGCGTTGCGCGCGGACAAGCTGTACGGCGCCGGGTTGTACTATGAGTACGTGACCGATGACGCCCGCCTGGTCATCGCCACCATCAAGTCCGCCGCTGCCCTGGGGGCGATGGTCGCGAACTACGCCGAGGTGATCGGCTTTCTCACTCACGGTGAGCAAGTAACCGGGGTCACCGTGCGCGACGGACAGTCGGGCGCCGAGTTGGCGCTGCACGCGCGCGTGGTGGTCAACGCCGCCGGGCCGTGGGTCGATCACGTGCGGCTGCTTTACGGCCGTGGCGAGCAGCGCCGCCTGCACCTGACCAAGGGGATTCACGTGGTGGTGCCGCACGAGCGCTTGCCGGTGTCGCGTATCGTCGTGATGACAACTAGTGACAAACGCTCGGTCTTCGTCGTCCCGCGCGGGCCGACGGTGTACCTCGGCACTACCGACACCGACTACACCGGCCCGTTCGACAACCCCCAGGTCGGCCGCGACGACGTCCTTTATTTGCTGGAAGCCGCCAACGCGACCTTCACCATCGAGCCGCTGACCTTCGACGACGTCGTCGGGGCTTGGGCCGGGTTGCGGCCGCTGCTGCACGAAGAGGGCAAGAAGCCGAGCGAGATCTCGCGCAAGGACGAAATCATGGTGAGCCCGGGCGGGCTGATTTCGATCGCCGGCGGCAAGCTGACCACTTTCCGCAAGATGGCCGAGCGCATCGGGGCGATGGCCGAGGCCCGCCTGCGCGAGCAGGGCCGGCCGGCGCCGCTGCGCCGCGGCGAGAGCGAGCGCGAAATCATCTGCGGCGGCGACACCGGTGACGACGTGGCCGCCTATAGCGCGCGCTTGCAGAAGCGCTGGCCGGCGGTCGGGCCGGATATCGTCGAGCGTCTGGTCACCCTCTACGGCAGCGAGGGCGAACGCCTGGTCGAAGCGATGGGTGCCGATCCGGCGCTGCGCGAGCGCTGCGCCCCCTGCGCCGCCATCACTCGCGGCGAGGTCGACTACACCATCCGCACCGAAATGGTGCTGACATTGGAGGACTTCCTCGAACGGCGCAGCCGGGTGATGCTCTACGACATCGACAACGGCCTGAGCGCGGCAGCAAGAGTCGCCCAGTGCCTGGGGGCCGCGCTGGGCTGGAGTGATGCGCAAGCGGCCGAGGCGCTCGCCCACTACCAGGCGCATGTCCGTGAGGTAAAGGCGTTTCAACCCGAAGCGATCGCGGCGCCGCCGCCCGCGGGGGCGGCGCATGGCTGA
- a CDS encoding SAM-dependent DNA methyltransferase has translation MSPETHSQVANFIWSICNLLRGPYKRNEYRKVILPLTVLRRFDCVLAPTKERVLKEYAAIKHKPESVVRSLLEKITGRPFYNLSKLDFARLLDDPNQLAPNLNAYIAKGFSKNVREIMDRFAFGEQIARMAEKNLLYEVIKAFAKVELSPARVDNVQMGYVFEELIRIGAEQANEEAGEHFTPREVIRLMVNLLLSPEKDPRRSHVVKTIYDPACGTGGMLSEAEKYIRALNSDAKPLLFGQDWNDESWAVCKSDMLIKGEEADNIVLDDSFTKDGFDRDAEGKKITFDYMLANPPFGVEWKQQQKFIEHERDTLGYDGRFGAGTPRINDGALLFLQHMLSKMRPPKRGGSRIAIVFNGSPLFTGDAGSGESNIRQWIIENDWLEAVVALPDQLFYNTGISTYIWVLTNRKEPERKGKIQLIDARQFFVKMKKSLGNKRNKIGDPSDDGREPDQIADVTRIFGNFQDGETRTLTVDGREKTLVVSKVFDNADFGFHKITVERPLRLNFQVTPERIARIEEETAFRNLATSNKKNEKVRLEEIEAGKQRQEAIRALLKSFAGPHAGERSAPDSIRGRPPGGDGVAAALDSGVRRNDEPATVYRDRESFLTDLKSVADELGVRLSAAELKAVLNALGERDETAGICRDKDGEPEPDPELRDTENVPLEESIETYFQREVLPHVPDAWIAHDKTKVGYEIPLNRHFYRYEPPRPLEAIEADIKGLENDILALLKEVAV, from the coding sequence ATGAGCCCTGAAACCCACTCGCAAGTCGCCAACTTCATCTGGAGCATCTGCAACCTGCTGCGCGGGCCGTACAAGCGCAACGAGTACCGCAAGGTCATCCTGCCGCTCACGGTGTTGCGGCGCTTCGATTGCGTGCTGGCGCCGACCAAGGAACGAGTGCTCAAGGAGTACGCGGCGATCAAACACAAGCCCGAGAGCGTCGTGCGCAGCCTGCTGGAGAAGATCACCGGCCGCCCGTTCTACAACCTCTCGAAGCTCGACTTCGCCAGGCTGCTCGACGACCCCAACCAACTCGCGCCCAATCTCAACGCCTACATCGCCAAGGGCTTCTCCAAAAACGTGCGCGAGATCATGGATCGGTTCGCGTTCGGCGAGCAGATCGCCCGCATGGCCGAGAAGAACCTGCTGTACGAGGTCATCAAAGCGTTCGCCAAGGTCGAGCTCTCGCCCGCGCGCGTCGACAACGTGCAGATGGGATACGTCTTCGAAGAGCTGATCCGGATCGGCGCGGAGCAAGCGAACGAGGAGGCCGGGGAGCACTTCACGCCGCGCGAGGTGATCCGGCTGATGGTCAACCTGCTGCTCTCGCCGGAGAAGGACCCGCGCCGCAGCCACGTCGTGAAGACGATCTACGACCCGGCCTGCGGTACCGGCGGCATGCTCTCCGAGGCGGAGAAATATATCCGCGCCCTGAACAGCGACGCCAAGCCGCTGCTGTTCGGTCAGGACTGGAACGACGAGTCTTGGGCCGTCTGCAAGTCCGACATGCTCATCAAGGGCGAAGAGGCGGACAACATCGTCCTCGACGACAGCTTCACCAAGGACGGTTTCGATCGCGACGCCGAGGGCAAGAAGATCACCTTCGACTACATGCTGGCCAACCCGCCGTTTGGCGTCGAGTGGAAGCAGCAGCAGAAGTTCATCGAGCACGAACGCGACACGCTCGGCTACGACGGTCGCTTCGGCGCCGGCACGCCGCGCATCAACGACGGCGCGCTGCTCTTCCTGCAGCACATGCTCTCGAAAATGCGCCCGCCCAAGAGAGGTGGCAGCCGCATCGCCATCGTCTTCAACGGCTCGCCGCTGTTCACCGGCGACGCCGGTAGCGGCGAAAGCAACATCCGCCAGTGGATCATCGAGAACGACTGGCTGGAGGCCGTGGTCGCACTGCCCGACCAACTCTTCTACAACACCGGCATCTCCACCTACATTTGGGTGCTCACCAACCGCAAGGAGCCGGAGCGCAAGGGCAAGATCCAGCTCATCGACGCGCGGCAGTTCTTCGTGAAGATGAAGAAGAGCTTGGGAAACAAGCGCAACAAGATCGGCGACCCGAGCGACGACGGGCGCGAGCCCGACCAGATCGCCGACGTGACGCGCATCTTCGGCAACTTCCAAGACGGCGAAACGCGCACGCTCACGGTTGACGGTCGGGAGAAGACGCTCGTCGTCAGCAAGGTGTTCGACAACGCCGATTTCGGCTTCCACAAGATCACCGTCGAGCGCCCGCTGCGGCTCAACTTCCAGGTCACGCCCGAGCGCATTGCGCGAATCGAGGAGGAGACGGCGTTCAGAAACCTCGCCACGAGCAACAAGAAGAACGAGAAGGTGCGCCTTGAAGAGATCGAGGCCGGCAAGCAGCGGCAGGAAGCGATCCGCGCTCTCCTGAAATCGTTCGCTGGACCTCATGCCGGCGAAAGGTCCGCCCCGGACTCGATCCGGGGCCGGCCTCCAGGTGGGGACGGGGTGGCAGCCGCACTGGATTCCGGCGTTCGCCGGAATGACGAGCCAGCGACCGTCTATCGTGATCGGGAGTCTTTCTTGACCGACCTGAAATCCGTCGCCGACGAGTTGGGCGTGCGTCTGAGCGCCGCGGAGCTGAAGGCGGTGCTCAACGCGCTCGGCGAGCGCGACGAGACCGCCGGGATCTGCCGCGATAAGGACGGCGAGCCCGAGCCGGACCCCGAGCTACGCGACACCGAGAACGTGCCGCTCGAGGAGAGCATCGAGACCTACTTCCAGCGCGAAGTCCTGCCGCACGTCCCCGACGCCTGGATCGCCCACGACAAGACCAAGGTCGGCTACGAGATCCCGCTCAACCGCCACTTCTATCGCTACGAACCCCCGCGCCCGCTGGAGGCGATCGAAGCGGACATCAAGGGCCTTGAGAACGACATCCTCGCGCTGCTCAAAGAGGTGGCGGTGTGA
- a CDS encoding restriction endonuclease subunit S, which translates to MKPLGYVARFRGGATPDTGKPEYWDGDIPWLSPKDMKRPVIEDSEDHVSAEALRNGPLSMIPPDAVLIVVRGMILAHTFPVALTGGPVTINQDMKALVVAQVLQPRFLFWALRGFANALVALADESAHGTRKLETFTLSRFPILLPPSREQRAIADFLDRETAKLDTLVAKKRALIEKLKEKRTALISRTVTRGLPAEAAAKAGLDPLPKLKPSGIDWLGDVPEHWDVKPVKFVARVGNGSTPSRGNTDFWLEGDYPWLNSSVVNLEEVTEPTELVTEAALHQCHLPRITPPAVLIGITGEGKTRGMATTLQIEATINQHLAFVKPRDARCEVRYLRRVFDRAYQFLRNESDGGGSTKGAMTCEQIASLRIPIPPYAEQRTIADYLDRETAKIDRMVAKVEEAIERLQEYRTALITAAVTGKIDVRGAVHDREASVPEPNKARVLA; encoded by the coding sequence GTGAAGCCACTTGGATACGTCGCGCGCTTTCGAGGCGGTGCGACACCAGACACGGGCAAGCCCGAGTACTGGGATGGTGACATACCTTGGCTCTCTCCAAAGGACATGAAGAGGCCGGTGATTGAGGACTCAGAGGACCATGTCTCGGCGGAGGCGCTCCGCAACGGCCCGCTCTCCATGATTCCTCCGGATGCGGTCCTGATCGTCGTTCGGGGAATGATCCTCGCACATACCTTCCCGGTAGCGCTCACTGGTGGTCCTGTCACGATCAATCAAGACATGAAGGCGCTCGTCGTTGCCCAAGTCCTCCAGCCACGATTTCTCTTCTGGGCATTGCGTGGATTCGCGAATGCGTTGGTGGCTCTCGCAGACGAATCCGCGCATGGAACTCGCAAGCTGGAGACGTTTACCTTGTCGCGCTTCCCCATCCTGCTTCCGCCTTCGCGCGAGCAACGCGCCATCGCCGACTTCCTCGATCGCGAGACGGCGAAGCTCGACACGCTGGTGGCGAAGAAGCGGGCGTTGATCGAGAAGCTGAAGGAGAAGCGCACCGCGCTCATCTCGCGGACCGTCACCCGCGGCCTGCCCGCCGAAGCTGCCGCGAAGGCAGGCCTCGACCCGCTCCCCAAGCTCAAGCCCTCGGGCATCGACTGGCTCGGCGACGTGCCGGAGCATTGGGACGTGAAGCCCGTCAAGTTCGTTGCTCGAGTTGGCAACGGTTCAACACCAAGTAGAGGGAATACGGACTTCTGGTTGGAGGGTGACTACCCGTGGCTGAACAGCTCAGTGGTTAACCTGGAAGAGGTGACGGAACCTACGGAACTCGTCACCGAGGCAGCTCTGCACCAATGTCACCTTCCGCGGATCACGCCGCCCGCTGTCCTCATTGGCATCACGGGCGAAGGCAAGACGCGGGGCATGGCGACGACACTCCAGATCGAGGCTACGATCAACCAGCACCTGGCCTTTGTAAAGCCACGCGATGCTCGGTGTGAAGTTCGCTACCTGCGGCGCGTTTTCGACCGGGCCTACCAGTTCCTTCGAAACGAGAGCGACGGGGGCGGGAGCACCAAAGGAGCGATGACCTGCGAGCAGATCGCCAGTTTGCGCATCCCCATCCCTCCATATGCCGAACAACGCACCATCGCCGACTATCTCGACCGCGAGACGGCGAAGATCGACCGGATGGTGGCCAAGGTGGAAGAGGCCATCGAGCGCTTGCAGGAATACCGCACCGCGCTGATCACCGCGGCGGTGACGGGGAAGATCGACGTTCGCGGGGCGGTGCACGACCGCGAGGCTTCCGTGCCCGAGCCCAACAAGGCTAGAGTACTGGCGTGA